ACGAACTCCTTTGTGTGTCTTTTTATTTGTGGACTGCAATCAGAGTATGCGTCTATatcctgtttattttattagcaCTATGCTAGTTACCTCAGGGAGCCATgtcaatataattaataaatagttATCTAAAAAAATCTGTATGGGTGTATTATGATATGTAAACTGCTTGAGAGACACCTTACATAAACTGTGGCATACATCACTgactttgatcaaataattataTGCAGTAACCTGCTAATACTTTGAACACATCTTTGTTCCTTAatggattttcttttttcattaccaTGCTTGTCATCTGAAGATGTCTGAGACGTGGCTCTTGTTGTCGCATGACACATGACAAAGATGATAAGTGGTGGGCAGGTTAGCTTTGATTGACCACTTGAGACAGGAAGGCATTAACCAATCAAATTCAGCTTCTGTGTCCTTAGGGTGACCTTCTTGATCCTTTCTACTGTCCTTAGTTAAGCTGAGACCTCCTGCGGTCAGACATACTTGATGTTGTACCTCCTCTTCACTTGCTATGCTCAACCTAGTAGCTTTAACTTGTTTTGACTTAAAACCGACGTTTTGGTCAAAATTATGTACCTTGTACAGTATAAGTATGGATTTGTATTACATTgctgatatttaattttttctgatTTTACGCCAAGACAGGTGATCACAATTAGGCATGGATGGATCAGTtctgaattatatatatactttttgatGTTGCATTGAGAAGTTTGATGATCCtcacataatataattataatattttgagATTTAAAGCTAATCATcagtaaaatgaatgaaattacTGATTTTTCTCATTATTCTTTTAGATATgcttgaaatattatttctcaTTCCTGCTCTGatattctttctctttttgctCAGTGCACTATCAGAAGATCGTTCACAGGGATATCAAACCATCTAATTTATTACTTGGAGATGACGGCCATGTCAAGATTGCcgattttggggtcagtaaccAGTTCGAGGGTAACGATGCCTTGCTCTCCAGCACTGCTGGTACTCCTGCATTCATGGCCCCAGAGACATTGTCAGACAACCGCAAGAGCTTTAGTGGAAAGGTAATGCTTGCCTTTGGTGATTTTGCAGATATGTGTTGTGATAGGCCAATCATTTAGACTGATTTTGTGAACCATATCATTGAAAAATTAGGctcaaaagaatttttttttatgaatgggtcatcgCTACTGTTCTCATGAACTCTCATGAATGTGTCAAAGggttacactactgttcagtagattttttaaaaagttttttaaggctttatttgattaaatacattaaaacagtaatattgttaaaaagattattacaatttaaaatgtgcaataattaaaaagaaaaaaaaggtaatttattcctgtgttggcaatGCAGATTTTTCagcagccttcagtgtcacatgatctttcagaaatcataatatgctgatttaaaacttactaaaattactgtaatattttctttaaaaaaaatctaactgaTCCCTCACTTAGTACATGTTAGtctattctttaaaatattattttctgcaTTCCaaggaagaaagtcatagaggtttggcataacatgagagtgaataaatgacaacagaatttaaattttggatgaactgtccctttaagtaatTCCATTTATCTCAATAGCTCCTGCATCAGTATAACAGAAGTTGTGTCTTGTTCAGGCTCTGGATGTTTGGGCTATGGGAGTGACCCTCTACTGTTTTGTGTATGGGAAGGTGAGTCGGCTCATGTGCTGATATGATCAGAGTGATAGCAGTAATTCTTCATTGTGGGATTATCTGTCAGTAAGATCAATGGACGGGCCAGTGCGCTACTGCAGTGACATTTGTGTGATTGATGATTTTGATCACTCATCCATCTAACCTCCCCTCCCTCTCCTtctctgtttttcttctttgtcCTCCAGTGCCCATTTATTGATGAGTACATTCTGGcacttcacaataagatcaagtGTAAGCCGGTGGAGTTCCCCGAGACGTAAGTCGCCCCTCGCTGTGTGTGACGCATCTGCCGTTCCACAGATacagagaggaaatgtcagaGATGTTTGAGTGTATGATGATGTGAGATGAATGCTATTTTGAGGCGTGTTGGTTTATGTATGATATTTGTGTATGCTTGTGCAGGTCTGTTTAAATGATATGTTGATGAAGTCTGTTGTCTGTGTGTGGAAGGCCAGAGGACATCCAGATGCATGTCATCTGGTGCATGTGTTTGGACAAATTGTCAGCAAATGAAAgagcgtctctctctctcacacacacacacacacacacacacacacacacacacacacactggtccCTGATGTCATGCTGCAGTGTTCTCAGTGGCTAAACTAACTGCCAGATATCACAATGTCATCACTGTGAATCAAATACAGTGTACATGACCAGGGGTTCCCAAtattttgtcagctgaaccctTATGATCAGAATTTTCTATGATCAGAACTTGCTATACATAAAATGACTAGTTGCAAGACTAGTTActcttttataatatatttatttaatggtaGTAGTGTGTTACCTAATCTGATATTTCCCTGCCTGGCGacacaacatattaaaataagtgCTGTACTAAAACTTTACTGTGTCTTACTATAACATACTGTGTAATACTTTACTATACCTCTTCTCACACATCTTCACTCACTTTTTGGGTTTCTTTTCTAAGTGTAAACCTCACTACATTTTCTTAATtctatgcttaaaacaagcaaagaaattaagggaatgagaaaaaataatttgagaGATTCCACTTAATCCAAGAGATATTCTCTGAAAGCAAATTTTACTATATAAATCCATTTTGTTTAAAGTATGGTTATAtttgaacttgaaaaaagacAACAACACTATAGTGTATAACTGTGCTCCTCTGTACTACAGCTGTACTCTATTGTACTACACCATTTTATTCTATTGTTCTCTACCATACTCTATAACAGCGAtgacattaattatttattcttcAGGTTTTACTGTACCTATTTAAGGTGCTGGAGTGTTTTTTCTTATAAactcagcaaaaaaagaaacatcccCTTTTCaggatactgtattttaaagataattttgtaaaatccaAATAAGTTTTACATATCTTTACATATTGGAAAGggtttaacaatgttttttatgCTTATTCAATGAACcataatgaattaatgaacATGCATCTGTGGAACAGTCCATAAGACTCTAACAGTTTACAGGCGGTAGGCAAAAAAGGTCACAGGAACAATAACTTAGGATACTAAAGAGACCTTTCTACTGACTCTGAAAATCACCAGGAGAAAGATGCCTAGGGTCACCCACCATGTGTAAACATGCTGAAGTCCTGCTGTAGGAGGCATGAGGACTAGAGATGTGGCCAGAGCAATACATTGCAATGTCCATAATGTAAGACGCCTAAGACATTGCTACAGGGAGACAGAAAGGCCAGCAGATTGTCCTGTCAGTGGCAAACCATAAGTAGCCAGTATGTCCCCTCAGAAGTGTTTGAGAACTTGCAAATGTCTTGGTGGAAGAGTGGAGGAACATCTCACAGCAGGAACTGGCAATTCTAGCTCAGTCCATGAGGATCAGTCCCCCGATCTTTACACATAATAAGAAATttgctggggaaaaaaaacagttgaaagTGAGAGAATGATTCTTTTTTTGCTGAGtatatattgttgttgttttttcatgtttgcaGAGCTCCTGTAAGTTAATTAACTCTATCCattctcctcttcttttctgTTTAGTACAGTTGAGCTTGTCAGCCCTTATGATTGTTACAGAGGCAGTGTGACAGTCAGTGGGGGTTTGAAACACTGTTTCTTCTGTCTGCAGTGTGTCTTACCTCTTGTAAAAGCAAACTGTTATTGTCTAGCAGTACCATCAGATGTTTTGGGTTTGAATTTTCAGCCGTTTGCTCTGTGTTTCTGTGATATCTCAGGCCAGCTGTCAGTGAAGGGCTGAAGGACCTGGTATCACGAATGCTGGACAAAAACCCAGACGCCAGGATCACCGTTCCTGAGATCAAAGTAAGTCTACATAAGACGGAAAGGAGCACTTCTTAGATTGAAAGTGGCGAGTAATCCTTTCCACCTTCATCTTCACAACTCTGTATTGCAAGATATTGAGTTACTGTTCACTGAAGagtgcatttacacagaaattattgtccatatttgacttgTTGGCTTTGTAGCATTATTAATCAATGCTtctatccttcagaaattaccTCAATTTTCCTTCCTGCATAGCATACCAGCAAGAGAGTTCAACATCACTTAATATTGAAATTATAGTCAGTATTTCAAAAAGAAATGTCTCTTTAGTCTTCACTCACAATAGCTCCAGTATTTCTATCAAAGACCATTTCTGAGCCACATTCAGGGATAGTGTGAATATGACACTATATCTCTGATAGCTTCTGCACCATCTAGCAGACTTGGTGTTTGGACAGAAACACATCAGCTAATCCCTATGGGAAAGGATTTTGGTTCAGTTCTGGAAACTTCCATCTGCTGTCTCAGTGTGACAGTGAGTGTGAATAAttagcacacacacattcgGCCGTCAGAGACTCCTGCCTGCATGTCATTACCCAGAAAATGTTCCATTAAAGCAGCGATCCCCAGAGCACACGTTAATCAGAGCTGCACGGCCTACATTTACTCAACAGCTCTACCCTCATATCCTTAAGTCTAACTTTGTTTTTAggacaaatattttatttctttaatgatTTTCTGATTTGATGAATGGATAGATGAAAGGTttgatggatgaatagatggacggacggatgggtGAATGTAAGTATAGATGATAGCTTGATGGATGAAACAATATATAGATGGACAAATGGATGGATGTAAGAAAAGATGTATGGACTGATCTAcaaacgatggatggatggatggatggatgatggatggttgcattgaaggatggatggatagaatgttAGATGGATGGACCTATgaatggaaggatggatggacaggTGGATAGATGAATGGACAGATAGATGATGGCTAAATTGATGTAACtgtagatggatagatggatataCAGATGATGGACGGaacggacagatggatggatggatagatgcattGATGGATCTACAGACATATAAATGATAGGGTGGATTAATGGATAAACAGATCGTTAGAAGGTTAGAGATTGCCAGGATGGATGGTGGAAGGATAGATGATAAATGGATGggcagacagatggatggatgagtgaAAGGATAGGCAATATGAATGGATGTAATGACAGTGTCTGTgatatatgtctgtgtgtgtatcttCAGGTGGACCCCTGGGTGACTAAGGATGGTACAGACCCTTTGCCTTTAGAAGAGGAGCACTGTACTGTGATAGAAGTCACTGAAGAGGAGGTGCAGAACTCAGTGAAGTTCATCCCCAGTCTATCTGCTGTGGTAAGTGAAACAGAgaaataacaagggtttctatGTGTAAAAAGCATGAGCTGCTGAACTTTAGttacatgaacacacacaagcCAAATGTGTTTAGTGCATCGTACTGCTGTCAATGAGTGGATGAATAAGAAGGTTAAGACACAATTGACCTCAACCAAACAAACTGAAACCTCACCACATGTCAAACTGACCTTGCTTCTGAACTGTAAGCTTTTCCCTGATGACTTTCCTGGAATTAGTCCTCCTCGCCATCATGTTTCAGTAAATGAAAAGCGTATTTTAGCTGACCACTATTCTCTCATTTctctattttgtatttgtgaATGTTGTATTTCTGCATGCCCTGATACTGTATATGTAAAGTAAGttaaatcttttttcttttgatgcTGTAGATATTGGTGAAAGCCATGTTAAGGAAGCGTTCCTTTGGGAATCCATTTGAGTGTCCCAGCAGGAGAGAAGAGAGATCAATGTCTGCTCCCGGCAGTCTTCTCATGTAAGTGTTCCAAAGTGACAAACTACAACGCAACCGAAGACCAACTGGAAACCATAGTAATATAGCTgcacaaatacaaatgactcTCCTTTTCGTCAGAAACCTTTTGTAAAAGGCTGAAATCTTTCAGCATTTCATCTCTTTCATTCTTTGCTTTTTTCACTCTCACATTCAAGGTCGCAGCATGATATTTCAGACTTCATGTCTATCTATTTGAACAGAAAGGTGTGCTAATAGTCACCCATTACTTCTCCTGCCGCCAACATACGTTTCCATAGTAGCATgattcagtctttttttctcttgcaGTAGCTTTCAAAGCTTCAGGACTTGATGTTTTCACTATTCCTGTCTAGAACTTTCTCCTTCTCATTGCACTGAGGAGATGGCTGACtcccttatatatatatatatatatatatatatatatacagtaccattcaaaagtttagaaacactgctatttttaatgtttttgaaagaagcctcttatgctcatcaagcctgcatttatttgatcagtcATTTCccaagaatcatgtgacactgaagactggagtattggctgatgaaaatttagctttgcatcaaataaataaattacattttaaagtatattaatttaaagtgtaataatatttcacaatattactattttttttctgtatttttgatcaaataaatgcaggcttgatgagcataagaggcttcttttgaaaaccaaacttttgacttttgacccttatatatatatatatatatatatatatatatatatatatatatatatatatatatatataatcaggggcagtgcctcctcaaaaaaaaataggatgagaaaataatccatattacatataaaacaacacaaatattacaaattatgacattaaaaagagcgcaagtcactcgtatttcttaaggaacactgcccaacagcaacacccgcaggtaaagttacagcaggagtcatgcctccctttgctctcatagaaaaccattagacCCCCTAtacgtgcggtgggttttgtggggggtaactgagaatgaatgggggaaagtcacgtgagaggaggcaatgtctccatcacgctatgattggatgtaattggctataattggatatgattggtttgtgcgataaatcccgcctcgtTTACGTGCACGATCcgcgcgtcagtttgaatgaacaaatgatggcgtcaatgggaagactaattgaaaagtaagtaaacagatcacccagttagatattaccgctttatgtcacgtcaaaatcaaacttgaaatggactgaaaacatgatgactgcggggtTTTTTAGTGCattcagcttggtgaaattaaaaatacaattcgtgtctgtgacagacagtgtttacggagcatgaccgatgatccaaaatagcctaagttgactattaaaaagaaaaacatcaatacaaaaataaaatatattgcttaaattattattgcctttagttattattttagaatgaatgtagaaatgcttaaaacactaacttgatgagattgacttggttttgataaatagaacattacaatacattgttaatgtaaaattacaaaatatagttgtatttggtttctttttttcttttttgatgtaatgtaaagtaatgtttatttaacaaggaagatgtgtcaacgttaagagtaatgcacatgaatttacatttgattcataaataaataaaaaatgtgcctcctcatttcagaacaccactgcacgccactgatatatatgaacattatttgcatttttatataaatatataaatttatagttataaatgtaaatttcattttgtcattttcagtatttatatgtacatatatacagGTTCTAAAAAGGTCATAACAATAATTCAGTTCTTTTGAATTCCTCTGAATGTTGTTTGCACCATCCTTCCTTTGACAGTTATTCTCAGGGGCTTTTTGCTGATAATATATCTGCCCACTAGAGTGACAGTAAGTGTCTCCATGAAGTCATCTCTGTCCCCACTCTCCTGCTTTTCCCACATTAGTGGGGGTTTGTTCAAGGACAGCAGAATGTTCTCTCACTCTTCCTCTCTGTGTGCTGTCTGTAAGATGCCTGTCAGAATCAGCAGAGGGTTGCTCTCTGTCTTCTGAATGCCCTGGATCAATACAAACAGTCTGGTGGTTATCTCTGTATGCATCCCAGATAGACCAAAATCAGccttgtgaatattttaatgcagtgctGAATGCTCTCTGTTATAGgttgtattgatttttttttgtttttgtttttttcctgatGTGCCATATGCAGTTATTGTTTATATAATCAAAACTAAAAGGTCGTTTGATTATCTGTAAACAAAATACATGCTTGTTTGGTGTGGCCTCTCTCTGTTGACAAAGGTGCAATCTGATTGGGAATTAGGTGGATCAATATGGTGACTCAGCAGACCGGTGACTTATTTTCCAAGAGGCAGTTGATTGTATTTTCATTTACctctataatttttttattagccATTTGTCAGTTAGTTGTTCCCTCTGAGTTGTAGCGTTTCTGattaaatgggaaaaaaagcagCAGTGCCCCCACTTGGTAGAAAGCCATCATCATAATTTTGAAAATCCCTACTGTATGTCCCTTTAAATCTCCAGCTGTCAGGGGTGCCCATTTGCATGTCATCCATAATTTAGTGTCAGGTTGAGTACACTACCTCCCACAACGTTAATAACCTTTTTCATCTAAACACACACTTACTGTACACACCGAACACACACTCTCCCTCCCTTTCTCAAGCATTCATGCATACTCAATTGACTGCAGTTGTTACTCTGTGAAGGCAACAAGTCATTTCTTGTGAAACTTATGAAGATTGCATTAATTATTTCTACATCTCTCCTAAATATTCATTTTGTCTGAATATTGACAATTTAGTAACCTGTTTTAGCACAGGCacaatatattatagtataggCACCATATCGGCTAGTGATCTGCCGATATTGGATATATATCTAATACATGACATTTCATTGTTCTTGCTAAACCTATTTTTCTGCCATTTAGTGCTCACttaaaaaacactgttaaatgtaatctttaacaAATCCATGCTTTCAATTATAATGTAGTGATGCCTTTTCATATGTGTTTGTATATGAATACAATGCCTATAGAAAGTCATCAGATCCTGTGAAAATCTTTAAATCTTTTCACATTAaaccctggaaaaaaaaaaaaaaaaatgaagtctaACTTTTTGTAGCTGAATATACGCATTATAACCCTCATCATCAAAgtgaaaatatcattttaaaacattctggaggattattaaaaatggaaaaactaGAAAAACAGGGTTGGAAAAGTCATCAGTCCCCTGATTTAATACTTCATAGAGCcaccttttgctttaattacagccATTAATCTTTTTGGAGATGTCTGTACTAGTTTTGCCCACCTAGATTGGGGAATATTTGCCCATTCTTCCTTGCAGAATGACTctcaagttcagtcaaattttgtggtgaGCGGCAATGGACTGCTTTTTTCAAGTCCATCCACAAATTCTCTATCAGATGCCACTCAAGGAGATTCACCTTCCTGTCCTTAAGCCATTGCGCTGTTCTTTTGGcggtgtgtttaggatcattgtcgtGTTAGAAGGTGAATGACCTGTCCATCTTCAGTTGTCTAGCAGAGGGATGCAGGTTTTCCTCAAGAATTTGGATGTAAttggcagcatccattttcccTTCCCTTATATAACCTCAGAATGATTAAAGGCTTATTGGTTTCAGCCactattttaatatcagtgcatTTTGTTAGCCTATAGTTTTCTGTTTCTGCTGGATAGCACCGCCCAGCCACTCCAAAGCTGTATATTAAACGAAATATGTTCTTATTGGTTGTCAGTTTGTTGCATCGTGCCACATTTTGCTTTCTGTGTAAAAGTTGTCGCTTCAggcctggttaggacacggtatAACGCTATACACATCACTGGACCAACCCTGTCTGGGAGCATGGGGAAAGAAATTGCCGTATAGCTACACATTTGTTGGATGGGATGAAAATGTGGCTGCACATTATTACATTTCAGGACTTTTTTCTGGCCTCCAGCACCTTTAAAAATCACTCTAATTTTTTTAGCCACAGATTGCAGGTTGAGTGTGGGTAACCTATTGATATGCTTATGAAGCACAGACTGGAGTTGGTAATATTTCCTGTTGGTGTTTGTCATATACAGGGGTTAAACGCTGTCTGTTCTGAACATATATGCATGGCATTTTATGAGTTTTTTAAAAAGCGTCTGGCGCATGCATCTCTCTTTAGTAGATGAAGCTAATGCTGTCCATTTACataaattgaatttattgaatTATTGCAGAACTTGACTTAAATGTAATCTAATGTCAACTATCGATGTAATTGCCATTCTGACCAGCAATAACTTACTGTCGTCTCTATAATGACCTGGTTCCTGCTGCTTTACTTCACATGAAACTGCTGATGCTCACCTCCCTTTcctccactctctctctctttgctgCAGGGACTCTTGGCCGTTCCGGCCCTCTTTTAAACTCCAGCCCTCGTTAAGGTAACTCATTGTGACAGGTGGTCATTGTCATTTGTCACTCAAGCCCTGTGTCAGATTCCCTGCCCTTCTCCATGCATTCCCACGGGTCAGTGAAAGAGTCATATCAGCCTCCATCCTGTCCTTGTGTGGCATTTCTCTTACTTCATGGCAGTGAAAGTATTTGGTATAGTCCAAGCCTGTGAAACACAACATGTTGTGGTCTTTCATTGAATCCCATTATGTACACTCTGTGTGCAGTTGTGTTTACTTCAGAGAACCTTCCCATGTTCATCTGTGTTTCCTCCAAGATTGTTTGTGTCAATGTGCTAGTTTTCAGTGTTTAATACTGGATAGTTTCAACCACAGATGGGCTACAGATGCATCACTCCTGTTCAATGCATGTAGcaaatttttgttttatgttataaAGGGACAGCAATGTGTTTTACAATCATATGCTGTTTCAGTAATGTgcttaaatgtgctttatttaaaaaaaaaaaaaaaatggctgaatAAATTTGGCAACAGCTGGCagaacttttcagttttgttctgttcaaacaaaccatttaaaataactgtttcctattttactatttaatatatatatatatatatatatatatatatatatatatatatatatatatatatatatatattgtaatgtcaaagttgaattttaagcagccattaatccagtcttcagtgtcaaatgatccttcagaaatcagtataatatgcttatttgctgaatagaaaattccaaagtatgtaatttttttaatctttttttttttttctcaaccttttgaacagtagtatttaatatatattgacCCAAGCTGCTACAGTGACACTTTCAAAGTAAAACTAATAACTGTTTTGAAGTTTTTGAGATTtgtgtcatcaaaaatattaatttttgctTGAGGGACTTAATAACAACTAAATAGATATTCTCAAGCACAGtgtctttgaaaaaaatgtatacttgTTACTTGGCCAGACAAAAATCACAAAGTATTCATATATTTTCTGCTAATTTCTTTCTGTACAACCATTCACAGTGCAggttttttattgttattgtggTATCATTGATTctctaaatgaaatgaaaatattgattttgcaGCCTCTATCtatcaattttatattattaattttttttttattttttttttttatgccaaagCGTCTGTGATTATGTGGGCGATTCTTGGCCTGAGTAATCTGTATAGTGGACCAGACTTTATAGACTATAGTTAGTCAGAAGTCTGGCTTTTCGAGATCAACTACTGGATCAAAGTATGGATCATTTAGAAAGATAATGattcatttctctctctgtttttctttctctctcagaaAGGGGAGCAGTGGAGAGGCTGGTAGAGAAGTCGAGCTCGAGGACTTGCATGAGGATGAACCACCCACCTCTTGAGTGTCTCCATAGATCCTGAAGCATTCCTCATTGTCTGCACTTCTCCATTCAGACATTTCCAACCCTTCGAGCAGATGATGATCATGACCCAAACCACAAAACTTACACTACACTCTGTTTCCACCGACTTGAGGCTCACCTTGACATTGAACTGGATTCAGCTATTGCTTGTCATTCAGGCTTTTCACTTTTTTCAGTCTTGCACAAGAATCACTTTCCTTGCTTTTTAAGTCTCAGAAAACCTGGCCTTGCTAATCCATCGGAAAACCATACTTTCCCCTTCACGCAGTTTGGATCTTTTCACCTTTGTTCTCTTATCCTGGCTAAACAAGTAGATTTTGGAAAGGAATCTACAGTGGGCCAGGTTTGTTTGAAAGACAGACATGTCATAAGCTTTCTAAAGCAAAAGACTACAGCATTTACAAAAGATGCTAAAATATTAACTTGGTACGGCACCTCATAAAGCTAAAACAGTGATGGCGTTGATGCAGTGTGCTGCCATCATAACGTTTGTACATGTGTATAAAATAATAGCTTTGGTGTCTTGCCTTTGTATATGTTAATGTGCAATTCCCTATCTGTCATAGCATGCCTGAA
This Ctenopharyngodon idella isolate HZGC_01 chromosome 5, HZGC01, whole genome shotgun sequence DNA region includes the following protein-coding sequences:
- the camkk1a gene encoding calcium/calmodulin-dependent protein kinase kinase 1 isoform X1 translates to MAMSSDPGCGGMDLDPDSSQTAEMTDKMSAVSLRSDTSFSVVKNGTGVKKVLPKRPHLSGRKMSLQERGTYVSSGGGADRYSRIARQPTIESKRVSISDSQDCQQLNQYKLKSEIGKGSYGVVKLAYNEDDDKYYAMKVVSKKKLMKQYGFPRRPPPRGPKAAQGEQPKVLGPLERVYQEIAILKKLDHLNIVKLVEVLDDPAEDNLHMVFELMQKGPVMEVPTDSPFSEDQARHYFRDIVLGIEYLHYQKIVHRDIKPSNLLLGDDGHVKIADFGVSNQFEGNDALLSSTAGTPAFMAPETLSDNRKSFSGKALDVWAMGVTLYCFVYGKCPFIDEYILALHNKIKCKPVEFPETPAVSEGLKDLVSRMLDKNPDARITVPEIKVDPWVTKDGTDPLPLEEEHCTVIEVTEEEVQNSVKFIPSLSAVILVKAMLRKRSFGNPFECPSRREERSMSAPGSLLMDSWPFRPSFKLQPSLRKGSSGEAGREVELEDLHEDEPPTS